The Thermodesulfovibrionales bacterium genomic sequence TGTTTAAACTACCTGAATCCTTTCATACAGAGGGTTTTTATAAAAGAGAATCCTCTATCCTTCATCAGCTTTTAAATTAATATCCGGGCAAGGTCGCTTAATTTTTAAGGTTTCAAGTAACGAAGGTTTTGAGTTCCGGAAATAACGAGTATGGAGTCCTTATGAAGAAGAATGTTAAAATCAATTATGAAGGCAAAGAAGAATCTCATCGTTGTTGGTGACAGAATACTTATTGAGCCTGATGAGAGGGAGGGTTTTACAGGTGGAGGTCTCTATCTTCCTCCTACTGTAAAGGAAAAGGAAAAGGTTCAGGGCGGATATGTCGTAAAGACAGGTCCTGGATATTTAATTCATGATGTTAATTCTTCAAGCGATGATCCCTGGAAACAGAGAAAAAAACCAAAATACATTCCCCTTCAGGCAATGGAAGGAGATTATGCTATCTTTTTAAAAGACTCTGCGGTCGAGATAGAGTTCGAGGGGAAAAAATACCTTATCGTACCTCATTCTGCTGTGCTCGCTCTTATCAGGACAGAACTTGTGGAGGAATAATTCAGACAAAATAACTCCTAACCCTTTCTGCTAATTTAGCAGGTGTAGTCGTCATCTTCGGAAGAAATTCCCTGGCACCGAGGGAAAGGGCTTTATCCACATCAGCTGGAATGACCCTTGCTGAAAGTACAATCACCGGAATATCCTTCAGTTCCGGATTTAATTTCATAATCTGCATAAGTTTAAAACCATCAAGCCCCTCCATCCAGAGGTCAAGGATGATAAGATCAGGTCTTGTCTCCTGCATCATCTTTAATGCCTCAATACCATCCTTTGCCTCAATTACCATGAAACCATCATTCTGTAGCTTGCTTTTATATATAGCCCTTGACTGGCTGCTATCATCAATCAGAAGTACTGTCCTTCTTCCCGTAATAGCAGCCAGCTTTTTTTCTCGAAGCCTGTGAATGGCATCAATCAGTTCAGGAGGAGGCGACAGAAACTTTACACCAATACCTATTCCCTGCTCATAGTGCTGGATCTTTGCCTTAATCTTGAAGTCTTTATCAAAAATCCTGAAGGCTATATCAACTGTAGCTCCGGGGATGAATTCCGTGGGAGTTGCTATATACATTCCTCCCTCGCTTATATCAAGGCAGTGGGCCTTCATTATGCCATTTATGAAAACATCAGTAGAAAATAATATTCTATCTTTCTTTCTAAGCATCTCTTTCAGCCCTTGCCTTTATCCAGGGCAGAAGACCTCCTGATAGAAGAATATTCCTTTCCCTCTCATTAAGCTCTAGTATCGTTAAAAATACATAGCCTCTCTCAAGATTCTCAACAGGAACCTCTTTTAGACCATGAAGGAGTATACTCTTTATATTTTTTATTCTTAATTTTTCGCCAGGAATTATTTTTTCATAATCCCGGGCATCCTTAAATACAAGTGGAATTATTCCGAAATTTATAAGATTTGCTCTGTGAATCCTTGCAAAGGACTTTGCTATAACTGCCCTGAGACCAAGATACATTGGAGCAAGGGCTGCATGTTCTCTTGAAGAACCCTGTCCGTAGTTCTCTCCTCCGACAATTATAATTCCTCCCTTTTCTTTAAACTCAAGAGCCCTCTTGGCAAAAGCTGGCTCAATGTTATGAAATACATATTCTGCTATTGCCGGGATGTTTGACCTGAGAGGAAGTATCTTTGAGCCAGCAGGCATTATATCATCAGTGGTTATGTTATCTCCGAGTTTCAATATAACTGTTGCCTCAATATCTTCTTCAAGCGCTTTCCTTACAGGTACATCTTTAATATTTGGACCCTTTTTAACCTTAACTTCCCTGTAATTCTGGGAAGGAGGAATAAGGAGGTTATCATTAATGATAAAACTCTCAACCTCAGCAGGGTTCTCTATTTCAATACCGGCATCCCTTGGATCAACAAATTCTCCCTTTATGGCTGCAATGGCACAAACAATCGGGCTTGCAAGATAGACAAAGGCATCCTTTGTTCCGGAACGACCCTTAAAATTTCTATTATATGAACGGAGTGATACCTGGCCTGTACCTGGAGCACCACCCATTCCAATACATGGACCGCAGGCAGCCTCGAGAATCCTAGCTCCTGCTCCTATCATATCAGCCATAGAGCCATCCCTTGCGAGCATCTCATAAACCTGCTTCGAACCCGGGTTCACAAGCAGGCTGACATGCCTTGCAACTGTCCTTCCCCTGAGAATGGAGGCAACCTGTTTCATTATGGAATAGGATGAATTCGTGCAGCTTCCAATACATACCTGGTCAATCTTCTTTCCGCTCAGTTCCCTCACAGGTACAACATTGTCAGGACTGTGAGGCTGTGCTACAAGTGGCTCTATCTCTGATAGATTCAGTTCTATCACCTCATCATAATCTGCATCAGGATCAGCTGTAAGCTCTATCCAGTCAGACTCCCTTCCCTGTGCTTTAAGGAATTTTTTTGTAATCTCATCAGATGGAAATATTGAGGTTGTTGCACCCAGCTCTGCGCCCATGTTTGTTATTGTTGCCCTTTCTGGCACAGATAGCTCTCTAACACCAGGACCGCTGTATTCAAAGATCTTGCCCACCCCACCCTTTACTGTCAGTCTCCTTAAAAGCTCAAGTATAACATCCATTGCAGTGACATAAGGTCTATTTAGTCTTCCTGTAAGTCTGACATTAACAACCTTTGGCATTGTTATCTCAAAGGGTTCTCCAGCCAGTACACCTGCTGCCTCAAGACCACCCACTCCTATTGCAAGCATTCCCATTCCTCCACCTGTTGGAGTATGACTGTCTGTACCAAGGGCGATCTTTCCCGGTGCAGCAAATCTCTCAAGATGAACCTGATGGGATATGCCATTTCCTGGCTTTGAAAACCAGGCACCGTATCTTGCTGCAACACTCTGTAGAAAGGCGTGGTCATCAGGGTTCATAAAATCAGACTGAAGGGTGTTGTGGTCCACATAGGATACAGCCAGTGGAACCTTTACCCTGTCTATACCTATAGCCTCAAACTCAAGCCAGGCCATTGTGCCTGTTGCATCCTGTGTATAGACCTGGTCAACCCTGACAGATACCATCCGTCCAGGTGATACCTCTCCTGAAACAAGATGGCTTTCTATGATCTTTTCTACAATATTCTTACCCATAGCTAAATCTCTCTTCCCACAGCCTGGGCTATAACCTTAAGTTCTTTCATCAATTCTTTAAAAGCATCCGGTTTAAGGGACTGATCTCCATCAGAGAGTGCCTCCTGGGGATTGTGATGGACCTCTATAAGAAGTCCATCTGCTCCTGCTGCTATGGCTGCCTTTGCCATTGAGGGAACCAGGTCCCATTTGCCCACTCCATGGCTCGGATCTACCACAACTGGAAGATGGGTCATCTGTTTAAGCACGGGCACAGCGCTCAGGTCAAGGGTATTTCTCGTTGCTGTCTCAAAGGTTCTGATACCTCTTTCACAGAGTATTACATGAGGATTTCCCTGAGAAAGGATATATTCAGCACTCATGAGCCATTCTTTTATTGTAGCAGAAAGTCCTCTTTTAAGGAGCACAGGTTTATTAATCTTACCAACCTCAAGCAGAAGCCTGAAGTTCTGCATGTTCCTTGCACCGATCTGTATTACATCAACATATTCAACAAAGAGGTCTATATCCCTAGGATCCATTAGTTCTGTAACCACGGGCAGCCCTGTCAGTTCTGATGCCTCCTTCAGATATTTCAAGCCCTCTTCACCGAGCCCCTGGAATGTATAAGGTGATGTCCTGGGTTTGAAGGCACCACCTCTTAAGAAGGTTGCTCCAGCATCCTTTACTCTCTTGGCGATCTCAATAATCATATCCTTTCCCTCAACAGAGCAGGGGCCTGCCATCACATGAATTCTTTTACCGCCAATTATACAGTCCCTTACCTTTATCTCTGTAGGGGTCTTTTTGAAATCCTTACTGGCTACCTTAAAGGGTTTAAGGATCCTCATTATGTTTTCAACACCGGGCATTACTCTGAATCTTTCTTCTTCCTCCTCAGTGACCTTTGATGTATCACCTATAACACCTATTATGGTCCTCTCTGCTCCTCTGGAGACAGTAGTTTTAAAACCGTACTGCTCAAGTTTTCTCAGGATATTCTCTATCTGTTCCTCTGTTGCTTCAGGGCTAAGTACTATTATGTCCATTGATGACCTCCTTCTTTAATAATACCTTCAAGTGCTTTTATGAATCTAACATTCTCCTTTCTCGTTCCTATTGTAACCCTTATCTCGTTCTTTCCAACAGGTCTTA encodes the following:
- a CDS encoding response regulator; this translates as MLRKKDRILFSTDVFINGIMKAHCLDISEGGMYIATPTEFIPGATVDIAFRIFDKDFKIKAKIQHYEQGIGIGVKFLSPPPELIDAIHRLREKKLAAITGRRTVLLIDDSSQSRAIYKSKLQNDGFMVIEAKDGIEALKMMQETRPDLIILDLWMEGLDGFKLMQIMKLNPELKDIPVIVLSARVIPADVDKALSLGAREFLPKMTTTPAKLAERVRSYFV
- a CDS encoding aconitate hydratase, producing MGKNIVEKIIESHLVSGEVSPGRMVSVRVDQVYTQDATGTMAWLEFEAIGIDRVKVPLAVSYVDHNTLQSDFMNPDDHAFLQSVAARYGAWFSKPGNGISHQVHLERFAAPGKIALGTDSHTPTGGGMGMLAIGVGGLEAAGVLAGEPFEITMPKVVNVRLTGRLNRPYVTAMDVILELLRRLTVKGGVGKIFEYSGPGVRELSVPERATITNMGAELGATTSIFPSDEITKKFLKAQGRESDWIELTADPDADYDEVIELNLSEIEPLVAQPHSPDNVVPVRELSGKKIDQVCIGSCTNSSYSIMKQVASILRGRTVARHVSLLVNPGSKQVYEMLARDGSMADMIGAGARILEAACGPCIGMGGAPGTGQVSLRSYNRNFKGRSGTKDAFVYLASPIVCAIAAIKGEFVDPRDAGIEIENPAEVESFIINDNLLIPPSQNYREVKVKKGPNIKDVPVRKALEEDIEATVILKLGDNITTDDIMPAGSKILPLRSNIPAIAEYVFHNIEPAFAKRALEFKEKGGIIIVGGENYGQGSSREHAALAPMYLGLRAVIAKSFARIHRANLINFGIIPLVFKDARDYEKIIPGEKLRIKNIKSILLHGLKEVPVENLERGYVFLTILELNERERNILLSGGLLPWIKARAERDA
- a CDS encoding co-chaperone GroES family protein, with protein sequence MKAKKNLIVVGDRILIEPDEREGFTGGGLYLPPTVKEKEKVQGGYVVKTGPGYLIHDVNSSSDDPWKQRKKPKYIPLQAMEGDYAIFLKDSAVEIEFEGKKYLIVPHSAVLALIRTELVEE
- the aroF gene encoding 3-deoxy-7-phosphoheptulonate synthase; its protein translation is MDIIVLSPEATEEQIENILRKLEQYGFKTTVSRGAERTIIGVIGDTSKVTEEEEERFRVMPGVENIMRILKPFKVASKDFKKTPTEIKVRDCIIGGKRIHVMAGPCSVEGKDMIIEIAKRVKDAGATFLRGGAFKPRTSPYTFQGLGEEGLKYLKEASELTGLPVVTELMDPRDIDLFVEYVDVIQIGARNMQNFRLLLEVGKINKPVLLKRGLSATIKEWLMSAEYILSQGNPHVILCERGIRTFETATRNTLDLSAVPVLKQMTHLPVVVDPSHGVGKWDLVPSMAKAAIAAGADGLLIEVHHNPQEALSDGDQSLKPDAFKELMKELKVIAQAVGREI